In a single window of the Metopolophium dirhodum isolate CAU chromosome 2, ASM1992520v1, whole genome shotgun sequence genome:
- the LOC132939394 gene encoding uncharacterized protein LOC132939394, with amino-acid sequence MIGKSKWYSVCMILFWSCMDAYGYQLILNNNSPITTGSTVILNATVLDDYGSCAKGSLSFKYEDDAFPSHKLEMKIKNCEAIFHILFDTTIGPSNYRYKVDVSVELIPFIYHPITSGRGELIVTENLNGILQLFQNNTNISKNSPQTIYVSTNLETVHQIEINAADLDYLNKSANSTSVYWFVDCIYQENTTSYTFSSNYTEPGIQHEILGIVVANIPSSIPTPSPTPTTTSTPVSTTTVSSINSTSTNTTIAASISTSSTTEAPSKTDFTFSHHIINSTFTTECQQKKHVELLLSAVKLENQQKYGYFSRSLLTKDPIENVKTQGKVWIQEGEMLNLLVNCNGSGPFRYCAHYVEGPYNVTGNESCSWDRNLVQCQMQFVHYFREPTNYTLIVIVANDVSKVVTPIGINIYKVQKKPQISVIVVPVTFSSIAVIIVVFGIAYYFQNRSRYMVEVADFDFANNSDMEYKTFRERLRDAISQAINRTQDYSEYDGSEEQIGNLVTPQNQKYGSMQ; translated from the exons ATGATAGGGAAATCAAAATGGTACTCGGTGTGTATGATCCTATTTTGGAGTTGCATGGACG CTTATGGTTATCAACTAATACTAAACAATAACAGTCCAATAACTACCGGCTCAACCGTCATCTTGAATGCTACAGTTCTTGATGACTATGGTTCATGTGCTAAAGGAAGTCTGTCGTTTAAATATGAAGATGATGCATTCCCAAGTCATAAATTAGAA atgaaaattaaaaattgtgaagCAATATTCCACATATTATTTGACACAACTATTGGACCTTCAAATTATAGATACAAAGTAGATGTTTCTGTGGAATTAATTCCTTTTATCTACCACCCAATTACCAGTGGTCGTGGCGAGTTAATTGTTACAG AAAATTTGAACGGTATACTTCAACTATTTCaaaataacacaaatatttcaaaaaattctcCGCAGACTATTTATGTGTCTACTAATTTAGAAACTGTTCATCAAATTGAGATCAATGCTGCTGATTTAGATTATCTTAATAAAAGTGCCAATTCAACCTCTGTTTACTGGTTTGTTGATTGTATCTACCAAGAAAATACTAcaagttatacattttctagTAACTATACTGAACCAGGCATTCAGCATGAAATTCTTGGTATTGTAGTGGCCAATATTCCCTCATCTATACCTACACCTTCACCTACACCTACAACTACTTCTACACCAGTATCCACTACCACAGTCAGTTCAATTAATTCTACTTCAACTAATACTACTATTGCTGCTTCTATATCTACATCTTCTACCACTGAAGCACCTTCTAAAACTGATTTTACATTTTCTCATCATATAATCAATTCAACTTTTACTACAGAAtgtcaacaaaaaaaacatgttgAATTGTTATTATCGGCAGTTAAATTAGAAAACCAGCAAAAATATGGATATTTTAGTCGTTCTCTGCTTACGAAGG ATCCAATAGAAAATGTTAAGACTCAAGGAAAAGTGTGGATACAAGAAGGCGAAATGTTAAATCTGCTG GTAAATTGTAATGGCAGTGGCCCCTTCCGTTATTGTGCACATTATGTTGAAGGACCTTATAATGTAACTGGTAATGAATCTTGTTCATGGGACAGAAATTTAGTACAATGTCAAATGCAGTTCGTACACTATTTCCGTGAGCCTACAAATTATACTCTGATCGTGATTGTGGCCAATGATGTTTCAAAAGTTGTAACACCTattggaattaatatttataaag taCAAAAGAAACCACAAATATCTGTTATAGTTGTACCAGTAACTTTCAGTTCAATTGCAGTAATAATTGTTGTCTTCGGAATAGCTTACTACTTTCAAAACAGATCGAG gtatatggtagaagtagcagattttgattttgCCAATAACTCCGACATggaatataaaacatttagagAGCGTTTGCGTGATGCTATAAGCCAAGCTATTAACCGTACACAAGACTATTCAGAGTATGATGGCAGTGAAGAACAAATTGGTAATTTGGTTACACcccaaaatcaaaaatatggtAGTATGCAATGA